Genomic window (Vibrio sp. NTOU-M3):
GGGCATAAGTCGCGTCAGGTAGCGTTAGCAACAGTAAGTTCTTGGCGCCGAACTGAGTTAGATTATTCAGCGCGTCTGAGAAGTCTGATTTCACATCTTCTACAGAGCGGTTGTAGTTCATGAAATCATTCAAACCGAAAATAAAGGTATATAGCGTATTATCTGGATCGTGATGTTTGGCACTCTCCATATAAGTGAGGTAAGACTTAATTTGATCTTTTACGCCTGTCAAAAGAGCATACTGGTTCGAACCCGCAGCTCCACCAACTGCCCAATTGTAAACGGGTAGTTGTTGGTTGTTACCCAGATACTCTGTCCAGACTAAGCCATTGGAGAAATGTCCGGCATACCAGCTGCTAGGATCAGGAAAACGCCATTGCGTTGCATTAAACATATTACCAGTATCGGAAAGACTATCACCAAAAGCGACGATACGGTTTATACCTTTACGTACAACCTTATCGTTGGTCCAAATGGTATGATTCAATGAAACACCGTAATCTGACGCATAATAGAGAATGTCAGCATTCGGATTGTTTGTTCCTATCGTCTGTTCACAGCGTTGCTTGATTTCCTGCTGAGGCGTTTCTGTGTAGAACATATTCTTGGCTGTAAACGGCGACCACCAGTAACCATTTATTTTGTAGTCTTTCCCGTTTGTATCTTTTGCCCATACCCAATCACTACCTGCCTCATCGTGACTCGCTCCCGTACGATACCAACAACGTACATAAGTAGATGTGGTTGGCTGGATTACACTGAGTATGTCACTCCAGCCAAATCGGCTTGAAGGGATTAAGTCTTCTGAGAAGCTAAATGTGTTAGCCATTGCAGAAGATATAGGAAGCAGCGAACATAATAATAAAGCTTTCTTATTCATAGTTTTTCTCTAGCATTCTATAGACGTTGTTTGTGAAACAACTTGTTTTATTGTGAAATAAGCAGCCTGAATGGTATGACTGCTAGTCATGGAAGCTACCAATGGAGATATTGCGTTTCAAATAGAAATAGAGTTTTAATTCTAATTCTGTGACTCTATGACACAGAAAACGTTTGCGGCTGGGAGTATCCCAATACAATGGGCTACCGGTTTGAAGTTAGGGTGAAGTTCACTAGAGAATAAGGTTGGAAATGGCTCCATCGAGATACTTTTCGTGATGGAATTTCGTCCGAGAAAAAGGAGCGAAGTTAGAGACAGAGCCTCACTCACAGTAAACTTTAAGCTCAGTGAGGCTATTGGTTTGTAAACCTGACGCTAGGAGTAGGGTGAGTTTGCCAATACTAGATACGTTATTCTGGTTTGGTTATGCTACCTAATTCTAAAACAGGCGCAACATCAATGTCTTCTGCGTTCATCATTGATGAAATTCGTTGAACAGAGGAGAGCAATAATGTTTGTTCCCACTCTTCTAACTTCTGGAACTTATTAATAAAGCTTTGTTGCAATGGCAGGGGAGCTTCCAGCAATATTTTTTCACCTTCAGGTGTCAATAATGCGTGTACTTTACGCTTGTCTTGAACGTTTCTTACTCGCTTAACCATCCCATTTCGCTCAAGCCGATCGAGAATAGTGGTTGCTGTAGCTTGGCTCATATTTGTATGGTTTGAGAGCTGTTTAATGGTCACTTCACCTAATTCTTTAATAGAACGCATAAGAATCAACTGCGGACCAGTAAGTCCAGACTCTTTACTTAATTTTTTTGAATGTAGGTCAATTGCGCGAATAATTTGGCGAATTGATACTAAAACTTCTTCGTGCTTTTCCAATCTTCTATCCAGAAATAATTACAAGGGTGATCAAAGAGAGTGTATGCGACGGACGATACCGCAAAAGGAAATTGATTAAAAGTAAGAGAGTAAAAAGCTTTAACTCAGTCATTAACATACTCTG
Coding sequences:
- a CDS encoding SGNH/GDSL hydrolase family protein; the protein is MNKKALLLCSLLPISSAMANTFSFSEDLIPSSRFGWSDILSVIQPTTSTYVRCWYRTGASHDEAGSDWVWAKDTNGKDYKINGYWWSPFTAKNMFYTETPQQEIKQRCEQTIGTNNPNADILYYASDYGVSLNHTIWTNDKVVRKGINRIVAFGDSLSDTGNMFNATQWRFPDPSSWYAGHFSNGLVWTEYLGNNQQLPVYNWAVGGAAGSNQYALLTGVKDQIKSYLTYMESAKHHDPDNTLYTFIFGLNDFMNYNRSVEDVKSDFSDALNNLTQFGAKNLLLLTLPDATYAPQFKYSSDDEIEKVRAKIIAFNQYIREQVKQRQTSGINIQLYDAYTLFNSMINSPQQHGFVNAKDACLDINRSSAFDYLKSHNLTNDCAQYGSDKYVFWGVTHPTTAAHSYISDQIMMEMLGYYPF
- a CDS encoding MarR family winged helix-turn-helix transcriptional regulator encodes the protein MEKHEEVLVSIRQIIRAIDLHSKKLSKESGLTGPQLILMRSIKELGEVTIKQLSNHTNMSQATATTILDRLERNGMVKRVRNVQDKRKVHALLTPEGEKILLEAPLPLQQSFINKFQKLEEWEQTLLLSSVQRISSMMNAEDIDVAPVLELGSITKPE